In Streptomyces chartreusis, the following proteins share a genomic window:
- a CDS encoding adenylate/guanylate cyclase domain-containing protein: MFPHAQHVPLLFADIKGFSSRSDRDQLRSREDLYAELRAAFSDELWRLCPQEDRGDGVLLVIPPDLPVQALFTAVLPRLEDGLGARRRSDPLLRLRIAVHAGAVHRDGHGFAGNAVNHVFRLCDGEPLRQALDEAASDTALVVSEVIHDSVVRAGLPGVEPTTFHPITFQVKETRARAWLHVPGDNACAMRIARESVAGTDEGRDRDGRGGVSISAGHSVHMNGAVVAGGDARVSSPPTPRSRRWPGGR, from the coding sequence GTGTTCCCCCATGCCCAGCATGTCCCTCTGCTCTTCGCCGACATCAAGGGATTCAGCTCGCGCAGCGACCGTGACCAACTGCGCAGTCGCGAGGACCTCTACGCCGAGTTACGGGCCGCGTTCTCCGACGAGTTGTGGCGGCTGTGCCCCCAGGAGGACCGGGGGGACGGCGTGCTGCTGGTCATACCGCCGGATCTGCCGGTGCAGGCCCTGTTCACCGCTGTGCTGCCCCGGCTGGAAGACGGGCTGGGCGCGAGACGGCGCAGCGACCCGCTGCTGCGGCTCAGGATCGCCGTGCACGCCGGGGCCGTCCATCGCGACGGGCACGGCTTCGCGGGGAACGCGGTCAACCACGTCTTCCGGCTCTGCGACGGCGAGCCGCTGCGGCAGGCGCTCGACGAGGCCGCGAGCGACACGGCACTCGTGGTGTCCGAGGTGATCCACGACTCGGTGGTGCGGGCCGGTCTGCCGGGAGTGGAACCCACGACGTTCCACCCGATCACGTTCCAGGTCAAGGAGACCCGTGCCAGGGCGTGGCTGCATGTGCCCGGCGACAACGCCTGCGCGATGCGGATCGCCCGCGAGTCGGTTGCCGGGACGGACGAAGGGCGGGACCGGGACGGGCGCGGCGGGGTGTCCATCAGCGCCGGGCACAGCGTGCACATGAACGGCGCGGTCGTGGCGGGCGGTGACGCCCGGGTGAGTTCGCCGCCCACCCCGCGTTCCCGCCGGTGGCCCGGCGGGCGGTGA
- a CDS encoding Yip1 family protein has protein sequence MAGFRIGRGSRNNGTPQTRPQQPPYGQQAPQGQSYGYPPPPQQPYGGPGGGGGGWPQANRGGGQGGYGPGGHGGRGGHGGHGGHGGHGGHGEPEYFGDGDHPHGPGGAHDPYAANNPGHTQAFSVGEDPYTQGGTYQAGSAPAGPIGPRLHWKALLRGIIFAPSQTFLQMRDYTMWGPALIVTLLYGLLAVFGFDTAREDAINATLSNAVPIVLTTAAAMAVSAFVLGVVTHTMARQLGGDGAWQPTVGLSMLIMSLTDAPRLVFAMFAGGDATLVQALGWATWVAGGVLLTLMVSKSHDLPWPKALGASAIQLIALLSIVKLGTF, from the coding sequence GTGGCTGGATTCAGGATCGGACGGGGCAGCCGGAACAACGGCACCCCGCAGACGCGCCCCCAACAACCTCCGTACGGGCAGCAGGCGCCCCAGGGACAGTCGTACGGCTATCCCCCGCCGCCGCAGCAGCCGTACGGCGGCCCGGGCGGCGGCGGTGGCGGCTGGCCGCAGGCCAACAGGGGCGGTGGCCAAGGCGGTTACGGCCCCGGCGGCCATGGCGGTCGCGGCGGCCATGGCGGCCACGGGGGTCACGGAGGCCACGGGGGTCACGGCGAGCCGGAGTACTTCGGCGACGGTGACCACCCGCACGGCCCCGGCGGCGCCCACGACCCGTACGCGGCGAACAACCCGGGCCACACCCAGGCCTTCTCCGTCGGCGAGGACCCCTACACCCAGGGCGGGACCTACCAGGCGGGTTCGGCCCCGGCCGGCCCCATCGGGCCCCGTCTGCACTGGAAGGCCCTGCTGCGCGGCATCATCTTCGCCCCCTCGCAGACCTTCCTGCAGATGCGGGACTACACGATGTGGGGCCCGGCCCTGATCGTGACGCTGCTGTACGGCCTGCTCGCCGTCTTCGGCTTCGACACGGCCCGTGAGGACGCGATCAACGCGACCCTCTCCAACGCGGTCCCGATCGTCCTGACCACGGCGGCCGCGATGGCGGTGTCCGCTTTCGTCCTGGGCGTGGTCACCCACACCATGGCCCGCCAGCTCGGCGGCGACGGCGCCTGGCAGCCCACCGTCGGCCTCTCCATGCTGATCATGTCCCTCACGGACGCCCCCCGCCTGGTCTTCGCCATGTTCGCGGGCGGCGACGCGACCCTCGTCCAGGCCCTCGGCTGGGCGACCTGGGTGGCCGGCGGCGTCCTGCTCACCCTGATGGTCTCCAAGTCCCACGACCTCCCGTGGCCGAAGGCCCTGGGCGCGAGCGCGATCCAGCTGATCGCACTGCTGTCGATCGTGAAGCTGGGCACGTTCTAG
- a CDS encoding molybdenum ABC transporter substrate-binding protein has product MTRRAGGPRRIAVAVVAVGLIALTTAGCATGPTSRKEVCERYDSLSDRIGIGTVFGDPVFWAAGELADVADRYEGPEDLSSDAERLDSVSDADETSLLELSEATESVAALCGHPLGMGSTRPFG; this is encoded by the coding sequence ATGACGCGCCGAGCCGGGGGTCCACGACGGATCGCCGTAGCCGTGGTCGCCGTCGGGCTGATCGCACTGACCACCGCCGGGTGCGCCACGGGGCCGACGTCCAGGAAGGAGGTCTGTGAGCGGTACGACTCCCTGAGCGACCGCATCGGCATCGGCACGGTGTTCGGGGACCCGGTGTTCTGGGCGGCCGGCGAGCTCGCGGACGTGGCCGACCGCTACGAGGGGCCGGAGGACCTCTCGTCCGACGCGGAACGGCTGGACTCCGTCTCGGACGCCGACGAGACCTCCCTCCTGGAGCTGAGCGAGGCCACGGAGAGCGTCGCCGCGCTCTGCGGCCATCCGCTCGGGATGGGCTCGACCCGGCCCTTCGGGTGA